The Aggregatilinea lenta genome includes a region encoding these proteins:
- a CDS encoding ABC transporter ATP-binding protein encodes MLLSVRDLHVSYGSVHAVHGVSFDVEKGEIVTLIGANGAGKSTILNTIAGLHSPDSGEILYQGTNIAPMGAHQVVRQGLALVPEGRRIFGNLTVYENLRLAGFQVQAATFNQRLKRVFEYFPRLEERRTQLGDTLSGGEQQMLAVGRALVTGGEFMLLDEPSMGLAPILVQQIFGILEEINAQGTTILLVEQNAHMALKIASRGYVLETGTIVLAGPSGELASSPEVQKAYLGG; translated from the coding sequence ATGCTGCTGAGTGTCCGCGACCTGCACGTATCGTATGGCAGCGTGCACGCCGTGCACGGCGTTTCCTTCGACGTGGAGAAGGGCGAGATCGTCACGCTGATCGGGGCGAATGGGGCGGGGAAGTCCACCATCCTCAATACCATCGCCGGACTGCACAGCCCGGATTCGGGCGAGATTCTGTACCAGGGCACCAACATCGCGCCGATGGGCGCGCATCAGGTCGTGCGGCAGGGGCTGGCGCTGGTCCCCGAAGGGCGGCGCATCTTCGGCAACCTGACCGTGTATGAGAATCTGCGGCTGGCCGGGTTCCAGGTGCAAGCCGCGACGTTCAACCAGCGGCTGAAGCGCGTGTTCGAGTACTTCCCACGTCTGGAGGAGCGGCGCACGCAGCTTGGCGACACGCTCTCCGGCGGCGAGCAGCAGATGCTGGCCGTGGGCCGCGCACTGGTCACCGGGGGCGAGTTCATGCTGCTCGACGAGCCGTCAATGGGCCTCGCGCCGATCCTGGTCCAGCAAATCTTCGGCATTCTGGAAGAGATCAACGCGCAGGGCACGACTATTTTGCTGGTCGAGCAGAATGCGCACATGGCGCTGAAGATCGCCAGCCGGGGCTACGTGCTGGAAACCGGCACGATCGTGCTGGCCGGTCCCAGCGGCGAGCTGGCGAGCAGCCCGGAGGTGCAGAAGGCGTACCTGGGCGGGTAA
- a CDS encoding tagatose 1,6-diphosphate aldolase — protein sequence MESLSPGRWRGLKATSVEGNVFTILAFDQRGTYRRMMPDNVSYGDAVALKKQIVTALAPYTSAVLLDSMYGLDSAMSMSGQAGLIMSLEKSGYSGDATYRGLEFQDGWTVEKIKRMGASAVKMMVYYHPDTDELAEQLEDIVRKVSQECHQYDLPLFLEPMSYSLDAAVAKESEAFAKTRPYVVRETARRLSALGPDVIKLEFPVDVTFNSDEAEWRRECEAVSEACAAPWVLLSAGVSFDTFEQQVLVACEGGASGFLAGRAVWKEAIKMSPEERVPFLAEVAPERLRRLTDITVKHAKPWTEFYAAPMPDEDWYQSYETLPTR from the coding sequence GTGGAATCTCTTTCACCAGGACGTTGGCGCGGACTGAAGGCGACCAGCGTAGAAGGAAACGTCTTTACCATCCTGGCATTCGACCAGCGCGGCACGTACCGCCGCATGATGCCCGATAACGTGTCCTACGGCGACGCCGTCGCGTTGAAGAAGCAGATCGTTACGGCGCTGGCGCCGTACACGAGCGCAGTCCTGCTGGATTCGATGTACGGCCTGGATTCGGCGATGTCGATGTCTGGCCAGGCGGGCCTGATCATGTCGCTGGAAAAGAGCGGCTACAGCGGCGACGCGACCTATCGCGGCCTGGAGTTCCAGGACGGCTGGACTGTCGAGAAGATCAAGCGCATGGGTGCGAGCGCCGTGAAGATGATGGTCTACTACCATCCCGACACGGACGAGCTGGCCGAGCAGCTTGAAGACATCGTGCGCAAGGTATCACAGGAATGTCACCAGTACGACCTGCCCCTGTTCCTGGAGCCGATGTCGTACAGCCTCGACGCGGCGGTCGCCAAAGAGAGCGAAGCCTTCGCCAAGACGCGCCCGTACGTCGTGCGCGAGACGGCCCGCCGCCTGAGCGCGCTGGGTCCTGACGTGATCAAGCTGGAGTTCCCGGTGGATGTCACGTTCAATTCGGACGAAGCCGAGTGGCGGCGCGAATGCGAAGCCGTCAGCGAGGCATGCGCGGCCCCGTGGGTGTTGCTGAGCGCCGGGGTGTCGTTCGACACGTTCGAGCAGCAGGTGCTCGTCGCGTGCGAAGGCGGTGCGAGCGGCTTCCTGGCCGGGCGCGCCGTGTGGAAAGAGGCGATCAAGATGTCGCCGGAGGAGCGCGTGCCGTTCCTGGCCGAGGTCGCGCCGGAGCGTCTGCGCCGCCTGACGGATATCACCGTCAAGCACGCCAAACCGTGGACCGAGTTCTATGCCGCGCCCATGCCCGACGAGGACTGGTACCAATCCTACGAGACGCTGCCCACCAGGTAG
- a CDS encoding sugar kinase, producing the protein MSLDILTFGEALVEVMRTGLDQPLDRPALFTGPYPSGAPFIFAVQAARLRAQAAAIGVVGDDAFGKCLTDQLAADHVDMRGIHVREGYTTGVAFVGYSSDGSRDFVFHLRHAAAGQLAPDLLKPELFEGLKVLHLMGSTLSIHAEALATGLKALELAGQAGAKISFDPNLRPQLLPPERAREAFAPFVAAADVILPTAEEAQLLTGTASVEDAVDTLLADRPGRVIIITQGARGCQVYTAEGTTHVPGFTVEEVDPTGAGDCFDAGFLVRWLNGGSPIEAARFANGCGALAVTAQGPMAGIKSLPEVEAFIQAQTQRA; encoded by the coding sequence ATGTCCCTGGATATTCTGACGTTTGGTGAAGCATTGGTCGAGGTCATGCGCACCGGCCTCGACCAACCTCTCGACCGTCCGGCGTTGTTCACCGGACCCTACCCCAGCGGCGCGCCGTTCATTTTTGCCGTACAGGCCGCGCGCCTACGGGCGCAGGCGGCGGCGATCGGCGTCGTGGGCGATGACGCGTTCGGCAAGTGCCTGACGGACCAGCTCGCCGCCGACCACGTCGATATGCGGGGCATTCATGTGCGCGAAGGCTATACGACCGGCGTCGCGTTCGTCGGCTATTCGTCCGACGGCTCGCGCGATTTTGTGTTCCACTTGCGGCACGCGGCGGCGGGCCAGCTCGCACCCGACCTGCTCAAGCCGGAGTTGTTCGAGGGGCTGAAGGTGCTGCACCTGATGGGATCGACGCTGTCGATTCATGCGGAGGCATTGGCAACCGGGCTTAAGGCGCTAGAATTGGCCGGGCAGGCCGGGGCGAAGATCAGCTTCGACCCGAACCTGCGCCCGCAGCTTCTGCCGCCGGAGCGCGCGCGTGAGGCGTTTGCGCCTTTCGTGGCCGCCGCGGACGTCATTTTGCCCACCGCCGAAGAAGCCCAACTGCTGACCGGCACCGCGTCCGTAGAGGACGCGGTTGATACGCTGCTGGCGGACCGGCCCGGACGGGTGATCATCATCACGCAGGGCGCACGGGGCTGTCAGGTGTATACGGCGGAGGGCACCACGCACGTCCCCGGCTTCACCGTCGAGGAAGTGGACCCCACCGGCGCAGGCGACTGCTTCGACGCCGGGTTCCTGGTCCGCTGGCTGAACGGCGGCTCGCCTATCGAAGCGGCGCGTTTCGCCAACGGCTGCGGCGCGCTGGCCGTGACAGCACAAGGCCCAATGGCGGGGATTAAGTCGCTGCCAGAGGTCGAAGCATTCATCCAGGCCCAAACGCAGCGTGCGTAG